A window of the Dioscorea cayenensis subsp. rotundata cultivar TDr96_F1 chromosome 14, TDr96_F1_v2_PseudoChromosome.rev07_lg8_w22 25.fasta, whole genome shotgun sequence genome harbors these coding sequences:
- the LOC120276137 gene encoding uncharacterized protein LOC120276137, with amino-acid sequence MIEQVLEQKKLVPTEETPQRSKVPFIKEIMVKPLPKKFKMPQLTTYFGRGDPYDHMQNYEAVMLLHGWEDAITCRAFPLTLTGHAHIWFNNLKEGSISNFNQLRKEFIDGFLINARRKKDTSYLLTIKQEEKESLKDYVERFRAATLEVQDLQATVAVSGMLQGTRSRDFQKSLSLDQPLTLGDLFSRANKFILSDDVMRHINARNIDKKRKDRDETNDEGRKIGRGNEQRQVPKLKFENFTPLSQPRSTILASIEGSGLLTFPPKANKTMGKFTDAYCSFHKTHGHSTDRCRELMNEIESLVHQGKLNRFVYSEAWRNEKPTYSKKERSEDNRGMKDKKDSKTREKPPL; translated from the coding sequence ATGATTGAACAGGTACTAGAACAGAAGAAGCTGGTTCCTACTGAGGAAACACCACAGAGAAGTAAGGTACCTTTCATCAAAGAAATCATGGTAAAGCCACTACCCAAAAAGTTCAAGATGCCACAGCTAACAACTTATTTTGGGAGGGGGGACCCTTATGACCATATGCAAAACTATGAGGCAGTGATGCTTCTCCATGGATGGGAGGATGCAATCACGTGCAGAGCATTTCCGCTTACTTTAACAGGGCATGCACACATATGGTTTAATAATCTGAAGGAAGGatcaatttcaaacttcaatcagttgaggaagGAATTTATAGATGGATTCCTCATTAATGCTAGAAGAAAGAAGGACACTTCGTATCTTCTGACCattaaacaagaagagaaagagagcttGAAAGACTATGTTGAAAGATTTCGTGCCGCTACCTTAGAAGTACAGGATCTTCAAGCCACAGTGGCAGTATCAGGAATGCTTCAAGGGACAAGgtcaagagattttcaaaaatccctTTCCCTAGATCAACCCCTCACTCTTGGAGATCTGTTCAGTCGAGCTAATAAGTTTATCCTTTCGGATGATGTTATGAGGCACATCAATGCTAGAAACatagataagaaaagaaaagatagagatgAAACGAACGATGAAGGGAGAAAGATTGGAAGGGGAAATGAACAAAGACAAGTtccaaaactcaaatttgagaACTTCACACCATTAAGCCAACCACGTTCTACCATCCTAGCAAGTATAGAAGGATCTGGCCTCCTTACCTTTCCTCCTAAGGCAAACAAGACAATGGGCAAATTTACAGATGCATACTGCAGCTTTCACAAAACCCATGGACACTCAACTGATAGATGCAGAGAactgatgaatgagattgaatcTCTAGTGCACCAAGGAAAGCTTAACAGATTTGTCTACTCAGAAGCATGGAGAAACGAGAAACCGACTTACTCAAAAAAGGAAAGATCTGAAGATAACAGGGGAATGAAGGATAAAAAAGACTCCAAGACGAGAGAGAAACCCCCACTTTAG